The proteins below come from a single Solea solea chromosome 6, fSolSol10.1, whole genome shotgun sequence genomic window:
- the LOC131460615 gene encoding transmembrane and death domain protein 1-like gives MWHGRPTVGRQWSRRRVSRPPGPKGWKLCLISIFPLLTSTLGGEDTVAEDIGVHQLERLVEMLTVKECEDLLRTLSHPEENIFHRLERLSPKKNLSALKPRTKRDTSLFVDSEAQCQAALTEWLLQYGDHTYYDRLTRALQHIGRSDIAIEVGKNINQDKVLKLKRYVDGYHKYVSSLNIPSVQVDPKQDAGQKVKKRTVRDLSWRDLDLIVERAPVPPYMKGPMDVFLPVLYGFMMGFTGTLFVGVLIFIIVSRKQLSHQPRVKISSSCRSSWSPPPLLCPPFFFHPDRSRQMLHICESGSVGFFLLLLKGSFSVSTGVCPLCELLGFSSLYNSVNVSVSLCTVP, from the exons ATGTGGCACGGGCGTCCCACTGTTGGCAGACAGTGGAGCCGTCGACGTGTCTCTCGCCCACCAGGCCCTAAAGGCTGGAAACTCTGTCTCATCTCCATCTTTCCACTGCTGACTTCAACTCTTGGAGGAGAGGACACGGTGGCAGAAGACATCGGTGTCCATCAACTGGAGCGATTAGTGGAGATGCTGACGGTAAAGGAGTGCGAAGATCTTCTACGCACTCTCTCCCACCCGGAGGAAAATATATTCCATCGACTTGAACGCCTCTCGccgaaaaaaaatctatcagcTCTTAAGCCCCGCACCAAAAGAGACACATCTTTATTTGTGGACAGTGAGGCTCAGTGTCAGGCAGCCCTCACAGAGTGGCTGCTGCAGTACGGTGACCACACCTACTATGACAGGCTCACACGCGCCTTGCAGCACATTGGCAGAAGTGACATCGCCATTGAAGTGGGGAAGAACATCAATCAGGACAAAGTGTTGAAGCTGAAGCGCTACGTGGACGGTTATCACAAATATGTGAGCTCTTTAAACATCCCGTCAGTACAAGTGGATCCAAAACAAGATGCAGGTCAGAAGGTCAAGAAAAGAACTGTGAGGGATCTGAGTTGGCGTGACCTTGACCTGATTGTGGAGCGAGCGCCTGTTCCCCCGTACATGAAGGGACCCATGGACGTATTTCTGCCAGTCTTGTATGGCTTCATGATGGGCTTCACAGGTACTTTGTTTGTAGGTGTCCTTATCTTCATTATTGTCAGCAGAAAACAGCTGAGTCATCAACCGAGGGTCAAGATCAGCTCCAGCTGCAG GAGTTCCTggtctccccctcctctcctctgtcccccatttttcttccaccccgaccggtcgaggcagatgctgcacatctgtgagtctggttctgtcggattttttcttcttctgttaaaagggagtttttctgtctccactggtgtttgtccattgtgtgaattgttgggtttctcttctctataTAATAGTGTAAATGTTTCCGTCtctctatgtacagtgccttga